From the Bacteroidia bacterium genome, one window contains:
- a CDS encoding CoA-binding protein gives MTESERIIAFTEQRTLALAGASRNGKKFGNTLLKDLANKGYTVHPVHPSAESIDGVRAFPSLAALPEAVGGLVLVVPPAESEKLVREAADAGIPRIWMQQGAESPEAIRLCEERGLECTHGYCLLMFADPVNSIHRVHRWFAKVFGKLPKE, from the coding sequence ATGACAGAATCAGAACGCATTATCGCATTTACCGAACAGCGCACTCTCGCTCTTGCCGGCGCCTCGCGCAATGGAAAGAAGTTCGGCAACACGCTGCTCAAGGATCTCGCGAACAAGGGCTACACCGTGCATCCCGTTCATCCATCGGCGGAAAGCATCGATGGTGTCAGGGCGTTTCCTTCGCTCGCAGCGTTGCCGGAAGCGGTCGGAGGACTGGTGCTGGTGGTCCCGCCCGCTGAATCGGAAAAGCTGGTCCGCGAAGCAGCCGACGCGGGCATACCGCGCATCTGGATGCAGCAGGGCGCCGAATCGCCGGAGGCCATTCGCCTGTGCGAAGAGCGCGGACTGGAATGCACGCACGGTTATTGCCTGCTCATGTTCGCCGATCCCGTCAACAGCATCCATCGCGTGCACCGATGGTTCGCGAAGGTGTTCGGCAAGCTGCCGAAGGAGTAA
- a CDS encoding glycosyltransferase family 39 protein, producing the protein MHGNDPPYARMLLPALAGAAVLLHISIELFAGYGMFRDELYYIACSKRPALGYVDHPPLSVWVLALWRQIAGESQFSIALLAALFSGAGVWAAGSLTRRLGGGTTAILSACLLFLLAPISLAMGSFWSMNTLDALFWLFAARAAIDAFDTGSARHWLLLGALTGLGCMNKISMAWFCLGVVAALVSGDARAQLRTPWPWLAGGLTLLLFLPFVLWNAAHDFAHLEFIRNASAMKYGGISRTDFLGGALLIHNPLAALALLGGLYWTLLGNGRRFRLIGIIWLCTLLILLVNGHSKPEYISAATGSLFAAGGVWLEQWRMRRSTLWRRGYLAMVCASAILLAPFAAPILPVDTFIALNRAIAPPVKNAEGHAMGDLPQFFADMHGWEEMADAVSTAYLSLSYAERDDVVVLAQNYGQAAALEYYAKRYPLPPVISMHNNYWLWGYPRGIGSVIVIGGRREDHERACAQVTALGNHSHPHAMRYESNLTIWHCRGVRIPLTEIWKREKRYI; encoded by the coding sequence ATGCACGGCAACGATCCTCCATACGCACGCATGCTTTTGCCGGCACTCGCGGGTGCGGCGGTACTGCTGCATATTTCCATCGAGCTGTTTGCGGGCTACGGGATGTTCCGCGATGAATTGTATTACATCGCGTGCAGCAAGCGCCCGGCCCTCGGCTATGTGGATCATCCGCCGCTGTCCGTGTGGGTGCTCGCGTTGTGGCGGCAGATCGCGGGAGAATCACAGTTCTCCATCGCCCTGCTCGCGGCGCTGTTTTCCGGCGCCGGAGTATGGGCGGCGGGATCGCTGACACGACGCCTCGGCGGCGGCACCACTGCAATACTGAGCGCATGTCTCCTCTTCCTGCTCGCTCCGATCAGCCTGGCCATGGGATCCTTCTGGTCCATGAACACTCTCGACGCGCTGTTCTGGCTTTTCGCCGCGCGCGCGGCCATCGACGCATTTGATACGGGAAGCGCACGCCACTGGCTGTTGCTCGGCGCGCTCACCGGCCTTGGCTGCATGAATAAAATCAGCATGGCGTGGTTCTGCCTCGGTGTCGTCGCCGCGCTCGTGAGCGGCGACGCGCGCGCGCAGTTGCGAACGCCCTGGCCCTGGCTGGCGGGCGGATTGACGCTGCTGCTTTTCCTCCCCTTCGTCCTGTGGAACGCCGCACACGATTTCGCGCACCTGGAATTTATCCGCAACGCGAGCGCCATGAAATACGGTGGTATCTCGCGGACGGATTTTCTTGGCGGCGCACTGCTCATTCACAATCCGCTGGCTGCGCTCGCACTTTTGGGTGGACTGTACTGGACGTTGCTTGGTAACGGACGGCGCTTTCGCCTGATCGGTATTATCTGGCTCTGCACGCTGCTCATTCTGCTGGTCAACGGACACAGTAAACCGGAGTACATCTCCGCCGCCACAGGTTCGCTATTCGCGGCCGGCGGCGTGTGGCTGGAGCAATGGCGCATGCGACGTTCGACACTATGGCGTCGGGGATACCTCGCGATGGTCTGTGCCTCGGCGATACTCCTGGCCCCCTTCGCCGCGCCGATTCTGCCCGTCGACACCTTCATCGCCTTGAATCGTGCAATCGCCCCACCTGTGAAGAACGCCGAGGGACATGCCATGGGCGACTTGCCGCAGTTTTTCGCCGATATGCACGGATGGGAGGAAATGGCCGACGCTGTGTCCACCGCGTACCTGTCACTTTCGTATGCGGAACGCGACGACGTCGTGGTCCTGGCGCAGAATTACGGTCAGGCCGCGGCGCTCGAGTATTACGCGAAAAGGTACCCGTTACCGCCGGTGATCAGCATGCACAATAACTATTGGCTGTGGGGCTACCCGCGAGGTATCGGGTCTGTCATCGTCATTGGCGGACGGAGGGAGGACCACGAAAGGGCCTGCGCACAGGTAACCGCGCTGGGTAATCACAGCCATCCCCATGCCATGCGGTATGAAAGCAATCTCACGATATGGCATTGCCGCGGCGTACGGATACCATTAACCGAAATCTGGAAGCGCGAGAAGCGCTATATCTGA
- a CDS encoding aldo/keto reductase codes for MEYRFLGRSGLRVSALSFGSWVTFHDQIDEDTAYECMTSAWDAGVNFFDNAEAYARGASETMMGAVIRRAGWRREDLVLSTKIFWGGDGVNDSGLSRKHIFEGTHAALKRLGTDYVDLLFCHRPDLHTPIEETVWAMNLLIQQGKALYWGSSEWSAEQIREAYHIARREHLIPPLMEQPEYNMFKRDRVEREYTALYRDIGLGTTIWSPLASGILTGKYAEGIPDGSRLSLPSYDWLRKRIMSADGQAKIAKTKKLTPIADELGATLSQLALAWCLKNPNVSTVITGASRAAQVRENMSALDIVPKLTDEIMQRIEDILDNRPASPPDWRRL; via the coding sequence ATGGAATACAGATTTCTCGGACGATCGGGACTGCGGGTGTCGGCCCTTTCCTTCGGTTCCTGGGTTACGTTTCATGATCAGATTGATGAAGACACCGCCTATGAATGCATGACGAGTGCCTGGGACGCGGGTGTCAACTTTTTCGACAACGCGGAGGCATACGCGCGCGGTGCGTCCGAAACGATGATGGGCGCGGTGATTCGTCGCGCCGGCTGGCGCCGTGAGGATCTCGTATTGTCCACGAAAATCTTCTGGGGAGGCGATGGGGTCAACGATTCGGGACTCTCGCGTAAACACATTTTCGAAGGAACGCACGCCGCGCTCAAACGGCTCGGTACCGACTATGTTGATCTACTTTTCTGTCACCGGCCCGATCTCCACACACCGATAGAGGAAACCGTGTGGGCGATGAATCTGCTGATTCAGCAGGGCAAGGCATTGTACTGGGGCAGCAGCGAATGGAGTGCCGAGCAGATCCGCGAAGCGTATCACATCGCGCGGCGCGAGCATCTTATACCGCCTCTGATGGAGCAGCCCGAATACAACATGTTCAAACGCGACCGAGTCGAGCGCGAATACACCGCGTTGTATCGCGACATCGGTCTCGGTACGACGATCTGGAGTCCGCTCGCCAGTGGCATACTCACCGGCAAGTACGCCGAGGGCATCCCTGATGGCAGCCGGCTCTCTCTGCCTTCCTACGATTGGCTGCGCAAGCGCATCATGAGCGCCGACGGCCAGGCAAAGATCGCAAAAACGAAGAAGTTGACACCGATAGCCGACGAGCTCGGAGCAACGCTCTCCCAACTTGCCCTCGCCTGGTGTCTGAAAAATCCCAACGTCAGCACCGTGATCACGGGCGCATCCAGGGCAGCCCAGGTGCGGGAGAATATGTCCGCGCTTGACATCGTCCCGAAGCTGACGGACGAGATCATGCAGCGAATCGAAGATATACTCGATAACAGGCCCGCTTCTCCGCCGGACTGGCGCAGACTGTAA
- a CDS encoding THUMP domain-containing protein — MYEYQKNRRFFAQAPGQMEALCAEELKELGATNIELAYRGVYFDADNEALYRINYTSRLLSRVLAPLMTFRCTDARLLTSTARKTAWEKLFRVDQTFSITASVAKSSITNSLYAAQCLKDGIADHFRDVSRGRRPSVDTVNPDIRLNLRIEKDLAVLSLDTSGESLHKRGYRLLAGEAPMQETLAAAIIRLTGWDGEKPLWDCMCGSGTLLAEALMHYCRMPAQMLRENFGFYHMPDFDAALWKNVKAACDAQIRPLPEGLISGSDISQRALNVAQENLSRLPYSDAVALFARDFRHVKHFENGVLLANPPYGIRMGEYEAVKELYRDLGDFLKQRCTGSTAFIYTGDPALRKEIGLRTSRRIPLVNGKLEGVLVRIDSYEGSKKRYYAEYKAAEQEQGKAEETPE, encoded by the coding sequence ATGTACGAATACCAGAAAAATCGTCGTTTTTTCGCGCAAGCCCCCGGGCAGATGGAGGCGTTGTGCGCTGAGGAGTTGAAGGAACTCGGCGCCACCAACATTGAACTCGCGTATCGCGGTGTGTACTTCGATGCGGACAATGAAGCGCTGTACCGCATAAACTACACCTCGCGTCTGCTCTCCCGTGTTCTCGCTCCGCTCATGACATTTCGCTGCACCGATGCACGGCTCCTGACAAGCACGGCGAGAAAGACTGCGTGGGAAAAGCTGTTCCGCGTGGATCAGACGTTTTCCATCACCGCATCGGTAGCGAAAAGCAGCATCACCAATTCGCTGTATGCGGCGCAATGCCTCAAGGACGGCATCGCCGATCACTTCCGCGATGTGAGTCGCGGTCGCAGGCCTTCGGTGGATACAGTCAATCCCGACATTCGACTGAATCTCCGCATCGAGAAAGACCTTGCCGTGCTCAGCCTCGATACTTCCGGCGAATCGCTGCATAAACGCGGTTACCGCCTCCTGGCCGGCGAGGCACCAATGCAGGAAACCCTTGCCGCGGCAATTATCCGGCTTACCGGCTGGGATGGTGAGAAACCTCTGTGGGACTGCATGTGCGGATCGGGTACACTTCTCGCTGAGGCGCTCATGCATTATTGCCGCATGCCGGCTCAGATGCTTCGGGAGAATTTCGGCTTCTATCACATGCCGGACTTCGATGCGGCTCTCTGGAAAAACGTGAAGGCCGCATGCGATGCACAGATCCGTCCGTTGCCAGAAGGTCTGATCAGCGGAAGCGATATTTCACAGCGGGCGTTGAATGTGGCGCAGGAAAATCTCTCCCGTCTCCCGTACTCCGATGCCGTCGCGTTGTTCGCCCGCGACTTCCGGCATGTGAAGCATTTCGAAAACGGTGTGCTGCTTGCCAATCCCCCGTACGGTATACGCATGGGCGAGTACGAAGCGGTGAAGGAACTGTATCGCGATCTTGGGGATTTCCTGAAACAGCGCTGCACCGGAAGCACCGCATTTATTTACACCGGCGATCCCGCGCTGCGTAAGGAAATCGGTCTGAGGACCAGCCGCAGAATTCCGCTTGTGAACGGCAAACTGGAAGGCGTCCTCGTGCGAATCGACAGCTACGAAGGCAGTAAAAAGCGCTACTATGCCGAGTACAAGGCCGCCGAACAGGAGCAAGGGAAAGCGGAAGAAACTCCGGAGTGA
- the purE gene encoding 5-(carboxyamino)imidazole ribonucleotide mutase, whose translation MSDSNPLVIVLMGSTSDWDVMQHTDATLTSFGIPHICRALSAHRTPSHVIELISKAEEDGAEVVIAAAGGAAHLAGVVAAHTLLPVLGVPMGSVLNGLDSLLSTVQMPGGIPVGTLAIGKAGAVNAALLAVAILANKRPELREKLRDFRKEQEDKVLSSTLP comes from the coding sequence ATGTCCGACAGCAATCCTCTCGTCATCGTCCTCATGGGCAGTACGTCCGACTGGGACGTCATGCAGCACACCGACGCTACGCTTACCTCCTTCGGCATTCCGCATATCTGCCGGGCTCTTTCAGCGCACAGAACTCCATCGCATGTCATTGAACTGATTTCCAAGGCAGAGGAAGACGGTGCAGAGGTGGTCATAGCCGCAGCCGGTGGCGCGGCGCATCTCGCCGGCGTCGTAGCCGCGCATACCCTGTTGCCCGTACTCGGCGTACCCATGGGCAGCGTGCTGAACGGGCTGGATTCTCTGCTCTCCACCGTGCAGATGCCCGGCGGTATACCGGTGGGCACGCTTGCTATCGGCAAGGCCGGCGCGGTCAATGCGGCGCTGCTTGCTGTGGCAATACTGGCCAACAAGCGCCCTGAATTGCGCGAAAAGCTCCGTGATTTCCGGAAAGAACAGGAGGATAAAGTCCTCAGTTCGACACTCCCGTAG
- a CDS encoding 2-hydroxymuconate tautomerase family protein: MPIITAFILEGRSVEQKKALIHALTEAAVKTLHVPGESVRVIISTMDKDDYGIGGKTARELGR; the protein is encoded by the coding sequence ATGCCGATAATTACAGCGTTTATTCTTGAAGGACGATCCGTGGAGCAAAAAAAGGCACTGATTCACGCGCTCACTGAAGCAGCGGTGAAAACGCTGCACGTGCCCGGGGAGTCCGTGCGGGTGATTATCTCGACCATGGACAAAGATGACTACGGGATAGGAGGAAAAACGGCGAGGGAACTGGGGAGATAG
- a CDS encoding T9SS type A sorting domain-containing protein: protein MKSPISFLPVLLIVLTTAHAQPQLSVSIHIPALSVDPGGQSYSPIPLPVQATIYNTGNVASAQLSARISFTADLSLDASEQGAVIKIPTPSAVAPNDSAKVEWLLYHPPSFAAKNYRIRIWLLTSAVDSFETQKLFTLPAMAPPDFKFSLGPIPALQVRADSLGYEMNPFTIALRLSNQGGTTIDTVSVQFHLPTDYILDPSTQANPYIVSIPMPPPTAGNPRVDILWNVRYFGATIQARSDTFRIVARGKDIAGNWREEDTLFIVQVDGMSPAVECTLPGTNALQYDAASIYSPQPYRLTARIENIGEQWAQLLSLKAMLIGDDVSLLGAAVKPAGPSLLPGNIVTETWDIAVQRRAATRQFTAVVELTDLNGRKRRVEKIIQVPGKPYHLTVENLTAADTLARNAEGTNFVTPDIPIRYSVGNRTWYNSTVQYVRVQSQGVGIVAPPYHEHQPMTLLAPDEVSPQREDVFSVEGQVQGRIVNFHVLAVSDRGDTARGTRPVFVPGLRPILTLQRNGTDALRYDRANDYAPNPFYQEYVLRNVGHVTVRVDSLRLSYTADGVTTPDPLFRTVGWNLNPGDSLVTRWNFLAYKRSVDRALDFNISAWTSGEQHLTLAHTLSIPGLYPVPELVFSGDDTLTYDPVRVYTPNPFTRTLTVRNIGTDDLGCDSVRLFFDDTRVLLNDSDLWSAGALLEVDSALELSWRFTALERDVSVLLPVTATLYHAQGSSERTGYVFIPALTPGLEISFLGDSFLSMDADNVYTPNPFARGVRVTNNGTGMLRLDSIRLKSNDPDIRFDEAPTQHINQVLQPGNSATATWHGRSNPRFIAGNVLLEFDVHHSGGEVLPTATDIRIPGRAHYFNIVDMDAPARLTLDPSGYAYSSEGFGLRFRVHNDCWAKTVFTRANIEADVLDGIVRVGATGDILPNEPLAPMATSQFVVDSFVVLPRTTERFVTLDITVYDGFMRKGTAKTTVYIPAALATSVSEIPSRSDFHIAALYPMPVAAEARAEVSVLLQGLRIGNVTLELRDMLGRLVSRMHIESDGGTGLYRLPIDPVSSGTYLLRAINNNRAATRLLQIR, encoded by the coding sequence ATGAAATCACCGATCAGCTTTCTTCCCGTCCTGCTCATCGTGCTTACGACGGCTCATGCCCAGCCTCAGCTTTCCGTCTCCATACACATCCCTGCTTTGAGTGTCGATCCCGGCGGTCAATCGTACTCTCCGATCCCCCTTCCGGTTCAGGCGACCATTTACAACACGGGCAATGTCGCTTCGGCGCAACTCTCCGCGCGCATCAGTTTCACCGCTGATCTTTCTCTCGACGCATCGGAACAGGGTGCGGTGATAAAGATACCGACACCTTCCGCAGTTGCGCCCAACGATTCGGCGAAGGTGGAATGGCTTCTGTACCATCCACCTTCCTTCGCTGCGAAAAATTATCGCATTCGGATCTGGCTGCTGACCTCGGCGGTGGATTCTTTCGAGACGCAAAAACTCTTCACGCTTCCCGCCATGGCGCCACCGGATTTCAAGTTTTCGCTTGGTCCCATACCAGCGTTGCAAGTGCGCGCGGATTCACTCGGGTACGAAATGAATCCCTTCACCATCGCCTTGCGCCTCTCGAACCAGGGCGGCACCACGATTGACACCGTCTCCGTTCAGTTTCACCTGCCGACCGATTACATACTCGACCCGTCCACGCAAGCGAATCCCTACATTGTATCCATCCCCATGCCGCCGCCGACGGCGGGCAATCCGCGAGTTGACATTCTGTGGAATGTACGGTATTTCGGTGCCACGATTCAGGCGCGCAGCGATACCTTCCGCATTGTCGCACGGGGAAAGGATATCGCAGGGAACTGGCGGGAAGAAGACACGTTGTTCATTGTTCAGGTGGACGGCATGTCGCCGGCCGTTGAATGCACTCTCCCGGGGACGAATGCCTTGCAGTACGACGCGGCAAGCATCTACTCCCCCCAACCCTATCGGCTCACGGCGCGCATTGAAAATATCGGCGAGCAATGGGCACAACTTCTCAGCTTGAAAGCCATGCTCATTGGTGACGACGTTTCGCTGCTCGGTGCCGCCGTCAAACCCGCGGGTCCTTCGCTGCTGCCAGGGAACATTGTGACCGAAACCTGGGACATCGCCGTGCAGCGCAGGGCAGCTACGCGACAGTTCACCGCTGTGGTGGAGCTCACCGATCTCAACGGGCGGAAACGACGCGTTGAGAAGATCATACAAGTCCCGGGCAAACCGTATCACCTGACTGTGGAAAACCTGACCGCAGCGGATACACTTGCGCGTAACGCCGAAGGAACGAATTTTGTAACACCGGATATCCCAATCCGCTACTCTGTCGGGAACCGCACGTGGTACAACAGTACCGTGCAGTACGTTCGAGTGCAGTCGCAGGGTGTCGGTATCGTGGCTCCGCCATACCACGAACATCAGCCGATGACCCTCCTGGCACCGGACGAAGTCAGTCCGCAACGGGAGGATGTATTTTCCGTGGAAGGCCAGGTACAGGGACGCATCGTCAATTTCCATGTGCTGGCGGTAAGCGACAGGGGCGACACCGCACGGGGCACCAGACCCGTGTTCGTGCCGGGATTGCGCCCCATTCTTACGCTGCAACGCAACGGGACGGATGCCCTGCGTTACGATAGAGCGAACGACTACGCACCGAATCCCTTTTATCAGGAGTATGTGCTCCGCAATGTTGGTCACGTCACGGTACGTGTAGATTCGCTGCGGCTCTCGTACACCGCGGACGGTGTCACCACGCCCGACCCGTTGTTCCGCACCGTGGGCTGGAATCTGAATCCGGGCGATTCACTTGTGACGCGGTGGAATTTCCTCGCCTATAAACGCAGTGTGGATCGCGCTCTCGATTTCAACATATCCGCCTGGACCTCGGGCGAGCAGCATCTCACCCTCGCACACACACTCAGCATCCCCGGACTGTACCCCGTGCCGGAACTTGTCTTCAGCGGTGACGATACGCTGACCTATGATCCCGTGCGTGTGTACACCCCTAATCCCTTCACACGCACACTGACCGTACGCAACATCGGCACCGATGACCTCGGTTGCGATTCCGTGCGTCTGTTCTTCGATGATACGCGCGTTCTGCTCAACGACAGCGACCTATGGAGCGCCGGAGCCCTCCTGGAAGTGGACAGCGCGCTCGAACTGTCGTGGCGCTTCACCGCGCTGGAGCGTGATGTGTCCGTCCTTCTTCCGGTGACGGCAACACTGTACCACGCACAAGGCAGCAGCGAACGTACCGGGTACGTGTTCATACCGGCGCTCACGCCGGGGCTCGAGATCTCTTTCCTGGGTGATTCCTTTCTGTCCATGGACGCCGATAATGTGTACACACCCAATCCCTTTGCGAGAGGCGTGCGTGTCACCAACAACGGTACGGGTATGCTGCGCCTGGATTCCATTCGTCTGAAGAGCAACGATCCCGATATTCGCTTCGACGAAGCGCCGACACAGCATATCAATCAGGTGTTGCAGCCCGGAAATTCCGCTACAGCGACCTGGCATGGGCGCAGCAATCCGCGCTTCATAGCGGGAAATGTGCTTCTTGAATTCGATGTTCATCACAGCGGCGGAGAAGTCCTTCCCACCGCGACGGACATACGTATCCCGGGAAGAGCACATTATTTCAACATTGTCGATATGGATGCCCCGGCACGACTCACGCTTGATCCGAGCGGCTATGCCTATAGCAGCGAGGGCTTCGGGTTGCGCTTCCGTGTCCATAACGACTGCTGGGCGAAAACAGTGTTCACACGCGCAAACATCGAAGCCGACGTACTGGACGGCATCGTCCGCGTCGGAGCCACCGGCGACATTCTGCCCAATGAGCCTTTGGCTCCCATGGCAACGTCGCAGTTCGTCGTCGACAGCTTTGTCGTGCTTCCACGGACCACCGAGCGCTTCGTCACATTGGACATCACGGTGTATGACGGTTTTATGCGCAAGGGTACAGCGAAAACTACCGTATACATTCCCGCCGCCCTGGCGACATCGGTGTCGGAAATTCCTTCCCGCAGCGATTTCCACATTGCTGCCTTGTATCCCATGCCTGTGGCGGCAGAGGCACGTGCGGAGGTGAGCGTGTTGCTTCAGGGTTTGCGCATCGGAAACGTCACCCTCGAACTGCGCGATATGCTCGGTCGGCTCGTTTCCCGCATGCACATTGAAAGCGACGGAGGAACGGGGCTGTACCGTTTGCCTATCGATCCGGTGAGCAGTGGTACCTATCTCCTCCGTGCAATCAACAACAACCGTGCTGCCACCCGACTGCTGCAGATACGTTGA